From Phaeodactylum tricornutum CCAP 1055/1 chromosome 11, complete sequence, one genomic window encodes:
- a CDS encoding predicted protein: MGTTESVFADDTVADESVGRTSTHSSVSGNVLVQHTSSRRRVRKNIDASRLETPKGRNPPPPILKLSGLLLGLPGTGKQTLLQRLEGKDPFAASSAKTRSNRTVAPYQVPSGKARWERLQLQINSFSAPMSEYEATDFCVILIDPRNDHSVTREFITTAIETLLKTTRDEETGLTLPLCLCLLLNFRDLQGKEDERWLDESDVKTWTMEALHACPNLEPSRLVLQCGASSLLNCYGLALLHHFIYQAYLQRKQNEIERLLRTVQDAQIDARSTTLQSYEDYLSVANGGQLPSSRQQQEHDVSQPGKPSGMGESTSERGPKGEDCSTGRRRVVANNPSRPSPAAPSRFAAISKDALEEFLASDDNEDAQLPVGKADNIASSDLDDEDGFYLDEDGRHLGGVEDSSSNEDGVESQNVASNDDTRGVHTDPGSQNSADKVGQTQGRETGLISEVVTKRGNHVNASEQTPVPLPNALLRNVDGKRSSNDLARKLTMAGSSLGSEESKYEQNARSSESTDVDSKKKLVHAYPCSH; the protein is encoded by the coding sequence ATGGGTACGACAGAGTCGGTCTTTGCTGATGATACAGTAGCTGACGAGAGTGTGGGTAGGACTTCGACGCATTCGTCTGTATCGGGAAACGTTCTGGTACAGCACACTTCGTCTCGAAGACGTGTGCGTAAAAATATTGACGCGTCTAGACTGGAAACTCCTAAAGGCCGAAATCCCCCGCCGCCAATTTTGAAACTGTCGGGCTTACTGTTGGGGCTCCCGGGTACAGGCAAGCAAACTTTGCTGCAACGACTTGAAGGCAAAGACCCATTTGCTGCATCTTCCGCCAAGACAAGATCCAACCGAACCGTCGCCCCCTATCAAGTGCCGTCAGGAAAAGCGAGATGGGAGCGCCTACAATTACAGATAAATAGCTTTTCTGCGCCAATGTCTGAGTATGAAGCTACCGATTTCTGCGTAATTTTGATCGATCCTCGCAACGATCACAGCGTCACGCGAGAATTCATCACGACTGCAATTGAGACGCTACTAAAGACAACAAGAGATGAAGAAACGGGCTTGACTCTTCCTTTGTGTCTCTGTCTTTTATTGAATTTTCGGGATTTACAAGGCAAAGAGGATGAACGCTGGCTCGATGAGTCTGATGTCAAAACCTGGACCATGGAAGCGCTGCACGCATGCCCAAACTTGGAACCCAGTCGACTAGTACTTCAGTGCGGAGCGTCTTCGCTTTTGAACTGCTACGGCCTTGCCCTCCTACATCATTTTATCTACCAGGCTTACTTGCAGCgcaaacaaaatgaaatCGAAAGACTACTGCGTACGGTCCAGGACGCACAAATAGATGCTCGCTCTACGACATTGCAATCGTACGAGGATTACTTAAGTGTAGCAAACGGGGGGCAACTACCATCAAGTCGGCAGCAGCAAGAGCATGATGTGTCGCAGCCCGGAAAGCCAAGTGGGATGGGCGAGTCTACTTCTGAACGTGGACCCAAAGGAGAAGATTGTTCTacaggacgacgacgtgtCGTTGCGAACAATCCCTCTCGACCATCTCCAGCGGCACCTTCCAGATTTGCTGCCATATCCAAggatgctttggaagaattcTTGGCCAGtgatgacaatgaagacGCGCAGCTGCCAGTTGGGAAGGCGGACAACATAGCCTCCAGCGACTTAGATGATGAAGACGGTTTCTACTTAGATGAAGATGGTCGTCATCTTGGGGGTGTAGAGGACTCTTCATCAAATGAAGATGGCGTCGAGTCTCAAAATGTCGCGTCCAATGATGATACTAGAGGCGTACATACCGATCCAGGATCTCAGAACTCTGCCGACAAAGTCGGACAGACTCAAGGACGAGAGACGGGGCTGATTTCTGAAGTTGTTacaaaaagaggaaatcATGTAAACGCTTCGGAACAGACTCCTGTTCCTTTGCCAAACGCTTTGTTGAGAAACGTGGACGGCAAGAGGTCATCGAACGACCTGGCACGGAAACTGACAATGGCTGGTAGCAGTCTTGGAAGCGAAGAGAGTAAATACGAGCAGAACGCAAGATCCTCTGAAAGCACTGACGTCGACAGTAAAAAGAAATTGGTACATGCCTATCCCTGTTCACACTGA
- a CDS encoding predicted protein, producing MSKKSFAVCALLALIVACQHSFRVTGFTIPRQVPVRFRTASAPFRSRADAFDRSIPQSASLATEGITSSSLGQVVLQKMESSRDKALEFADMFALTPAEAAFYSLFAAIREAVPLGLKGQPFVLRHAEIEKAMHQESQWPGFFTMKDLEKALSDDFLDAARGSTDNRKGWQITDVSVPRGQSFEEARMTFQDVQAALEKGTVIFNAAGAHIPKLAGPSLACTESTLLPCALNLYVTDAGKRTSAPPHTDKQDVAVVQTSGRKHWKVYSPPNPAMKPTVDIFARGKGDDSLPLYILESDLGCQLLLETTLNPGDVMFVPAAFPHTTSTVTEDDSTHADKTSIHLTLGIDHHIWELDYLCCRRLALRRANVKDTALGQTGEEDSPYIGAANEVTAPLINDLFAELPLGLLGGVDYAAPVIEHVAAELERISREVDETTASAVGASVWREAVERLRTQGMELLDIHRDMYLAALEEGQIRDEEAAMTAHLGQAVRRAMTPERMQRLSLFRVKRYFDQIDASKKALQQWSYARVEPEGEGDLADNWALTMPVKVGDQVEADLGGAFFPATVSRASGGTFDVNFFDGDRETGLERNQIKLLAPPAPQGDINTSNMTPKQLKRWKKQQEKTK from the exons ATGTCCAAAAAAAGTTTCGCAGTTTGTGCTCTTCTCGCGCTCATCGTCGCTTGCCAGCATTCCTTTCGGGTCACTGGATTTACTATTCCTCGTCAAGTTCCAGTCCGGTTTCGTACAGCTTCGGCTCCATTCAGATCTAGAGCAGATGCATTCGATCGTTCCATTCCTCAATCGGCATCCCTTGCGACGGAAGGTATAACGAGCTCGTCCCTCGGCCAAGTTGTCCTGCAAAAGATGGAGTCGTCTCGGGACAAGGCTCTTGAATTCGCCGACATGTTTGCATTGACTCCGGCAGAAGCTGCCTTTTATAGCCTCTTTGCCGCTATTCGCGAAGCTGTTCCACTCGGTCTTAAAGGACAACCGTTTGTTTTGCGACACgcagaaattgaaaaggcCATGCACCAAGAATCCCAATGGCCTGGATTCTTTACcatgaaggatttggaaaaggccCTCAGCGATGACTTTCTAGATGCAGCGCGAGGCTCAACCGATAATCGCAAAGGATGGCAG ATCACGGATGTTTCGGTTCCACGGGGGCAATCGTTCGAAGAAGCTCGCATGACTTTTCAGGACGTGCAAGCGGCATTGGAAAAAGGGACCGTCATCTTCAACGCTGCCGGGGCGCACATCCCCAAATTAGCGGGTCCATCGTTGGCCTGTACAGAATCCACTCTCCTGCCATGCGCTCTGAACTTGTACGTGACGGATGCGGGCAAGCGCACAAGTGCTCCGCCGCATACGGACAAACAGGATGTAGCGGTGGTTCAAACCTCAGGGCGCAAGCACTGGAAAGTATATTCTCCGCCTAATCCGGCCATGAAACCAACCGTTGATATCTTTGCCCGTGGGAAGGGCGATGACAGTTTGCCTCTATACATACTGGAATCCGATTTGGGCTGTCAATTGCTGTTGGAGACAACGCTAAACCCGGGCGATGTAATGTTTGTCCCAGCGGCCTTCCCGCATACAACGAGCACCGTGACTGAGGACGATAGCACACACGCCGATAAGACAAGTATTCATTTGACACTGGGCATTGACCATCACATTTGGGAGTTAGATTATTTGTGTTGCCGTCGCTTGGCTCTCCGGCGGGCCAATGTGAAAGATACTGCGCTCGGCCAAACAGGTGAAGAAGATAGTCCGTATATAGGGGCCGCCAACGAAGTTACAGCGCCGTTAATCAACGATCTGTTTGCAGAGTTGCCGCTAGGTTTGCTTGGTGGTGTCGACTACGCGGCTCCTGTTATAGAACACGTTGCCGCCGAATTGGAACGTATCAGCCGCGAAGTGGACGAAACAACTGCGTCCGCTGTTGGTGCCTCCGTATGGCGCGAAGCAGTGGAAAGGCTTCGAACTCAAGGGATGGAATTGTTGGACATTCATCGCGACATGTATCTAGCTGCCCTAGAGGAGGGTCAAATTCGAGACGAGGAAGCCGCTATGACAGCACACTTGGGCCAAGCGGTCCGTCGCGCGATGACTCCGGAACGCATGCAGCGGCTTAGTCTTTTCCGCGTGAAACGATATTTTGATCAAATTGACGCGAGCAAGAAAGCTCTTCAGCAGTGGTCTTATGCTCGCGTCGAGCCAGAGGGCGAGGGGGATTTGGCCGATAACTGGGCTTTGACCATGCCTGTAAAAGTTGGGGACCAGGTAGAAGCCGATCTTGGAGGGGCTTTTTTCCCAGCTACAGTCAGTCGAGCTTCGGGAGGCACCTTTGACGTAAATTTTTTTGACGGTGATCGAGAAACAGGCTTGGAACGAAACCAAATCAAGCTACTGGCTCCTCCAGCACCACAAGGTGATATAAACACCTCCAACATGACACCGAAACAATTGAAACGATGGAAAAAGCAACAAGAGAAAACGAAGTAA
- a CDS encoding predicted protein — translation MDELPITDPSIHANLLLESKEDVFKKYSVVQVLGNGSMGTVSKTREHNSQDYIYALKSIILDRVSSVFLDELRNEILILRSLDHPNIVKAHEVYYTRKQIYLVLELCDGGDLYTRSPYSERESARILQQILSAVRYMHDHGIVHRDLKFENIMFENNSPSARVKIIDFGLSKKFLGKPSYMTERVGTVYTMAPQVLQGVYSSQADLWSAGVIAYMLLSASKPFYHKRRRKMIDQIMRADFGYNAPVWKQISESAQDFVSRLLVVDPKKRLNAEKALDHSWIVNRERLPDETPSEDLLAAVDDCLVNYRQTSELKKLALNMIAHRSTAEEIMQLRKVFDSYDTSNDGIITFDEFKAALHKMKYPDEIVQEVFSSIDVNRNGHIQYTEFIASTVLAQGHIAEDRVAVAFDRLDSDDTGFISKKNLQNALGKEYTPELVENIMEEVDKDRDGKISYTEFLQYFRKETSN, via the exons ATGGACGAACTTCCTATTACCGACCCTTCCATCCATGCCAACCTCCTACTCGAATCGAAGGAGGATGTCTTCAAAAAATATTCCGTCGTCCAAGTGCTCGGTAATGGATCAATGGGAACCGTTTCCAAG ACCAGAGAACACAATAGTCAGGACTATATATACGCACTCAAGTCCATCATTCTGGATCGGGTCTCTTCTGTCTTCCTGGACGAGCTCCGTAACGAAATTCTTATCCTTAGATCATTGGATCATCCCAATATTGTCAAAGCGCACGAGGTTTACTACACGAGGAAGCAGATTTATCTCG TATTGGAGTTGTGTGATGGCGGAGACCTTTATACCAGGTCGCCTTACAGTGAAAGGGAATCGGCAAGGATTCTGCAACAAATATTGTCGGCAGTGCGGTACATGCATG ATCACGGAATTGTTCATCGGGATCTCAAGTTCGAGAATATCATGTTTGAGAACAATAGCCCCAGTGCTCG AGTCAAAATTATAGATTTTGGATTGTCTAAAAAGTTCCTTGGCAAACCGTCGTACATGACCGAACGCGTTGGTACCGTCTATACGATGGCCCCGCAAGTCCTGCAAGGAGTCTACTCATCGCAAGCTGATCTTTGGTCCGCTGGAGTGATAGCCTACATGCTGTTATCGGCTTCAAAGCCTTTTTATCACAAACGACGGCGCAAGATGATTGACCAAATCATGAGGGCCGACTTCGGATATAATGCACCGGTCTGGAAGCAAATATCAGAAAGTGCGCAAGATTTTGTAAGTCGATTACTAGTGGTGgatccaaagaaaagacTGAATGCAGAAAAAGCATTGGACCATTCTTGGATTGTGAATCGCGAACGCTTGCCAGATGAGACACCATCCGAGGATTTGTTGGCCGCTGTCGATGATTGCCTCGTGAATTATCGACAAACGTCGGAGCTGAAAAAGCTAGCTTTAAACATGATCGCCCATCGTTCTACCGCGGAAGAGATCATGCAACTTCGGAAAGTTTTTGACAGCTACGACACCTCGAATGATGGAATTATTACATTTGATGAATTCAAAGCAGCTTTGCACAAAATGAAATATCCGGATGAGATTGTACAGGAAGTTTTTAGCAGTATTGATGTCAACCGAAATGGCCATATACAGTACACGGAATTCATTGCATCGACCGTCTTGGCACAGGGACATATCGCAGAGGATCGGGTCGCAGTAGCTTTCGATCGCTTGGACTCTGATGACACCGGCTTTATTTCCAAGAAGAACTTGCAAAACGCATTGGGCAAGGAATACACTCCAGAACTCGTCGAAAATATAATGGAAGAAGTTGACAAAGATAGGGATGGCAAAATATCATATACCGAGTTTCTGCAATACTTTCGGAAGGAAACGAGCAAT